In Periplaneta americana isolate PAMFEO1 chromosome 3, P.americana_PAMFEO1_priV1, whole genome shotgun sequence, the following are encoded in one genomic region:
- the LOC138695870 gene encoding uncharacterized protein isoform X1, producing the protein MSVMAEDAVEKPSWMTREFLEDVLQSRHEYSDVVVENIKVQLAVGKGDNYTSLLYRVLVEFRRRTKEIKDGDELENISLIIKGLSSVDIMAKFIIEANIFERETSMYFITIPRMLQLLQEKLPDRAVPQLTALFYKTSRPHTLVLEDLTTLGFKMADRKTRMDLPHCEIALKSLARFHAMSVALYDKDPKSMDPYVENMYIEKNRVNMVNFLKAAMEALGNVVAKWEGFEKYEAKLKDITPKMWDRLTELVTPKKDALSVLNHGDCWVNNMMFHYRATGEPDEVRFVDFQMMRFSSPALDLQYFVYSSPSEDVRSQHTDHLLQVYHKELSDTLKILQCDRPEFTVDVLKKEFDDRSFFGFVTACTLLGAVVAEPTEAFDMENLNEDGSNLDAKSIEKTYSGSRYECAFRQLLPHFETKGVFT; encoded by the coding sequence ATGAGCGTGATGGCAGAAGATGCAGTAGAGAAACCTTCTTGGATGACTAGAGAATTTCTTGAAGACGTGCTCCAATCTCGACATGAATACAGCGACGTCGTTGTGGAAAACATCAAGGTCCAGTTGGCAGTCGGGAAAGGAGACAACTATACAAGTCTGTTGTACCGAGTTTTGGTGGAGTTCAGGAGGCGAACCAAGGAGATTAAAGATGGCGATGAACTAGAAAATATCAGTTTGATAATAAAAGGGTTATCCTCTGTGGATATTATGGCCAAGTTTATTATAGAAGCAAACATATTCGAGAGAGAAACTTCAATGTATTTTATAACGATACCGAGAATGTTACAACTTCTTCAAGAAAAACTTCCAGACAGAGCAGTGCCACAATTGACAGCTTTATTCTACAAGACTTCGAGACCACATACTTTGGTGCTTGAGGATTTGACAACTTTGGGCTTCAAGATGGCTGATAGAAAAACTCGTATGGATTTACCTCATTGTGAAATCGCTCTGAAAAGTCTAGCTCGATTTCATGCTATGTCAGTCGCGCTCTATGACAAAGACCCAAAGAGCATGGATCCATATGTGGAGAACATGTATATCGAGAAGAATAGAGTCAATATGGTGAACTTCTTGAAGGCAGCCATGGAGGCTCTGGGGAATGTGGTAGCTAAGTGGGAAGGCTTCGAGAAGTACGAAGCCAAACTTAAAGATATAACCCCAAAGATGTGGGATCGGCTGACAGAGTTAGTGACGCCCAAGAAGGACGCTCTGTCAGTGCTGAACCATGGCGATTGTTGGGTCAACAACATGATGTTTCACTATCGTGCAACGGGAGAACCCGACGAAGTGAGGTTTGTGGACTTCCAAATGATGCGGTTTTCCTCCCCTGCGCTAGATCTGCAGTACTTCGTATACTCGAGTCCCAGCGAAGACGTGCGGTCGCAGCACACGGATCATCTGCTGCAAGTGTACCACAAGGAACTGTCGGACACGCTCAAGATCCTCCAGTGCGATCGGCCTGAATTTACTGTCGACGTGCTCAAGAAAGAGTTCGACGATAGATCATTCTTTGGGTTTGTGACAGCGTGTACTCTCCTTGGCGCAGTGGTAGCTGAACCGACAGAGGCATTCGACATGGAGAATCTCAACGAAGATGGAAGCAATCTTGACGCGAAGTCTATAGAAAAGACCTACTCTGGAAGCCGTTATGAGTGCGCGTTTAGACAGCTACTACCTCATTTCGAAACGAAGGGAGTATTTACGTAA